GGATGGAAAAAGCCCATACTCACCGACAGTGGAGGGTTTCAGGTCTTCAGTCTCCCAAAACTCAAGATAGACGATGAGGGTGTGACCTTCAAGTCGCCGATAGATGGATCGAAGGTCTTCCTCAGCCCGGAGATTTCGATGGAGGTTCAGAGCGCTCTCGGTTCTGACATCTGCATGGCCTTTGATCACTGCCCCCCGCCCGATGCGGACTACGAGGTGGTGAAGGAGGCAACTGAACGCACTTACAGATGGGCCCTGAGATCCAAAGAGGCGTTCAAAACGGAAAATCAGGTGCTCTTTGGCATCGTTCAGGGGGGTGTGTATCCCGATTTGAGGAAGGAAAGCGCTCTTCAGATAACGTCGATAGGATTCGATGGGTACGCAATAGGAGGGCTCAGCATAGGAGAGGAAAGAAGTCTCACGCTCGAGATGACAGAAATCAGCGTGGAGTATCTGCCGGAGGACAGGCCCCGGTACTTCATGGGAGGAGGATCTCCCGAACTCATCCTGGAACTCGTCGATCGTGGTGTTGATATGTTCGACAGTGTCTTTCCAACAAGGATCGCCCGTCACGGAACCGCCCTCACCTGGAAAGGAAGGTTGAATCTGAAGGCATCCTACAACAAGAGATCTCTCGATCCTGTGGACGAGCAGTGCGGGTGTTATACTTGTAAAAACTTCACCCGTTCTTACATACACCATCTGATAGATCGTGGTGAAGTTCTGGGACAGATCCTGCTCACTCTTCACAATGTGAGCTTCATGATTTCCTTTATGCGTGAAATGAGACGCTCCATAGAGGAAGGAACTTTCAGGGAGTTCAAAAGCAAAATGATCGATGTTTATTCATCAGGGGGTGTTAACGTATGAAGAAGGTACTCCTTTTCTTTTTGATAGCGTCAGGTGTACTTTTAGCCTCTCAGCTAGAGATTTTCTCTTCTTCAGGTGAATGGGCTTTTTTTGAAAATCCCGCGAGGGTGTACTTTCTCAGCAAACAGGGACTCATAGGGTCCTACGATGTTCTGTCTAGCGATGGAGGATCTCTGGGTACGTTTTTGATCGGTCTGTTTCAACCACCCGAGGCGAATATAGCAGGAGTTCTGTTCCTGAAAAGGAGTACATTGAAGAGCGCCGAGTACACCACTTCGATTGAGTACGATGTGGCGATTTCTCCAGAGGAAAACGTGATGATCGGAGCCGGTGCTTCTCTTGCAATGGATCAGGATGGAAGAAA
This DNA window, taken from Thermotoga sp. SG1, encodes the following:
- the tgt gene encoding tRNA guanosine(34) transglycosylase Tgt, yielding MEFEVKKTSGRARVGVLKLPHGVVKTPVFMPVGTNANVKLLTPRDLEEAGAEIVLSNTFHLMLKPGVEIIRLHGGLHKFMGWKKPILTDSGGFQVFSLPKLKIDDEGVTFKSPIDGSKVFLSPEISMEVQSALGSDICMAFDHCPPPDADYEVVKEATERTYRWALRSKEAFKTENQVLFGIVQGGVYPDLRKESALQITSIGFDGYAIGGLSIGEERSLTLEMTEISVEYLPEDRPRYFMGGGSPELILELVDRGVDMFDSVFPTRIARHGTALTWKGRLNLKASYNKRSLDPVDEQCGCYTCKNFTRSYIHHLIDRGEVLGQILLTLHNVSFMISFMREMRRSIEEGTFREFKSKMIDVYSSGGVNV